In Phocoena sinus isolate mPhoSin1 chromosome X, mPhoSin1.pri, whole genome shotgun sequence, a genomic segment contains:
- the LOC116747084 gene encoding LOW QUALITY PROTEIN: putative G antigen family E member 3 (The sequence of the model RefSeq protein was modified relative to this genomic sequence to represent the inferred CDS: inserted 2 bases in 1 codon) — MNGHVRRRSKSAGRRESSQVVGPLVAQQPGDKPPQLEELPSENQDTISAQDIEGEGAPVAQGPAMEADQQELALLKXLDEPGDGPDVKEEILPSLEPIKMPELHL, encoded by the exons ATGAATGGGCATGTAAGAAGAAGATCCAAATCTGCAGGAAGAAGAGAGTCTTCCCAGGTTGTTGGGCCTCTGGTT GCTCAGCAGCCCGGTGATAAACCACCTCAACTAGAGGAACTACCGTCTGAGAATCAGGATACTATATCTGCTCAGGACATTGAAGGTGAAGGAGCACCTGTGGCTCAAG ggccTGCTATGGAAGCTGATCAACAGGAACTGGCTCTGCTGAA ACTGGATGAGCCTGGGGATGGTCCTGATGTCAAGGAGGAGATTCTACCAAGTCTAGAGCCCATTAAAATGCCAGAA TTACATCTGTAG